The following are encoded in a window of Gramella sp. MT6 genomic DNA:
- a CDS encoding AarF/UbiB family protein, translating into MSNTPERIRNYYKFIRFMLKYWNSDLFRQTSSVAMNGELSEEDKEHKFDQSPEELVEDLKQMGPTYIKLGQLLSTRPDLLPDEYLNSLSNLQDNVSPVPFEEVKGIIEEELGTKISKAFNSFDEKPLASASIGQVHRAELHSGKPVAVKVQRPGIAKQFMDDLDTLDELTALAVKHLETAKTYAIDEVFAELRRILINELDYKKEAQNLKTLKRNLQQFDNLIIPAPVDDYSSTRVLTMEFVSGKKITSLSPLRQMENDFSGLVEDLVEAYLQQIINDGFAHADPHPGNIKFTENNQIALIDLGMVARFAPQLQENLIELLLAISQSNGEKTAHTLLKMSELSEDSQKKQFTKTVSDVIMESENSMAKDLQTGRILIQLNRLALTTHIKLPVEINILGKILLNLDQIVAMLDPDFDLRAAIQRNVHEIMRKKMISELKPENFFSTLIESKHFLEKMPERMNAISENLANNEFKIKIDAIDEKRVTDGFQKVANRITLGLIIAAMIIGASMLMQVPSDFTIFGYPGLAMLFFLLAAAGAIVLSYVIIFRDENLNNKD; encoded by the coding sequence ATGAGCAATACGCCAGAGAGAATCCGAAATTATTATAAGTTCATACGTTTTATGCTGAAATACTGGAACAGCGATCTTTTTCGCCAAACCAGCTCAGTGGCAATGAATGGAGAACTTTCAGAGGAAGATAAAGAACATAAGTTCGATCAGTCACCAGAAGAACTGGTGGAAGATCTAAAACAGATGGGGCCCACCTATATTAAACTAGGCCAGTTACTATCTACAAGGCCAGACCTTTTACCAGATGAATACCTGAACTCACTTTCCAACTTGCAGGATAATGTTTCTCCTGTTCCATTTGAAGAGGTAAAAGGGATCATTGAAGAGGAACTGGGCACTAAGATCTCAAAGGCATTTAATTCCTTTGATGAAAAACCTTTGGCCAGCGCATCCATTGGCCAGGTACACAGAGCAGAACTTCATTCTGGAAAACCTGTTGCGGTAAAGGTTCAAAGACCTGGAATCGCTAAACAGTTCATGGACGATCTCGATACCCTTGATGAATTAACTGCCCTCGCTGTAAAACATCTGGAAACGGCAAAGACCTACGCTATAGATGAAGTATTTGCCGAGTTGAGACGGATTTTGATCAATGAACTGGATTATAAAAAAGAAGCTCAAAATTTAAAAACATTAAAGCGGAATCTTCAACAATTTGACAACCTCATTATTCCAGCACCAGTAGATGATTATAGCTCTACAAGGGTTTTAACAATGGAGTTCGTTAGCGGGAAAAAGATCACTTCTCTTTCTCCCTTGCGACAAATGGAGAATGACTTTTCAGGCCTGGTTGAAGACCTGGTAGAAGCCTACCTTCAGCAGATAATAAATGATGGTTTTGCTCATGCAGATCCTCATCCCGGGAATATTAAGTTCACAGAAAATAATCAGATCGCATTGATAGATCTGGGCATGGTTGCAAGATTCGCGCCCCAGCTTCAGGAAAATTTAATAGAACTACTTCTCGCAATTAGCCAGAGTAACGGTGAGAAAACTGCTCATACTCTTTTAAAAATGAGCGAACTAAGTGAAGACTCTCAGAAGAAACAATTTACGAAGACCGTGAGCGATGTGATCATGGAAAGTGAGAATAGCATGGCGAAAGACCTCCAAACCGGTAGAATTTTAATTCAGCTAAATAGATTAGCTCTTACTACACATATAAAGTTACCGGTAGAGATCAATATTCTGGGAAAAATTTTACTGAATCTTGACCAGATCGTGGCCATGCTGGATCCAGATTTCGATCTAAGGGCTGCCATACAGAGAAATGTGCATGAGATCATGCGCAAGAAAATGATAAGCGAATTAAAGCCAGAAAATTTCTTCAGTACTTTAATTGAATCGAAGCATTTCCTGGAAAAGATGCCGGAAAGAATGAATGCAATTTCTGAAAATCTGGCCAATAATGAATTCAAGATCAAAATTGATGCGATCGATGAAAAGAGGGTTACCGATGGATTTCAAAAAGTGGCTAACCGAATTACCTTAGGATTGATCATCGCTGCGATGATCATTGGTGCCTCTATGTTAATGCAGGTACCTTCAGACTTTACCATATTCGGCTACCCTGGTCTTGCCATGCTCTTCTTTTTATTAGCAGCAGCGGGAGCTATCGTACTTAGTTATGTCATCATTTTCAGAGATGAAAACCTTAATAATAAAGATTAG
- a CDS encoding cation:proton antiporter — MEIPILQDIVIILGLSIVIILVFNRLKLPAILGFLLAGIIAGPHAFNLISSQHEVELLSEIGIIFLLFVIGIELSLKGLASIKKIIFLGGGLQVGGTILITVGISSVLGLSLNTSIFLGFLFSLSSTAIVLKLLQERGEMSTPHGRIGLGILIFQDIIVVPMMLFTPLLAGETPNILSTIAIMAIKILLVLVLVYILARYVAPKIFGWVVKTKNQELFILTVVVFCFGVAWLTSTVGLSLALGAFFAGLIISESDYSHQATANVLPFREIFISFFFISVGTLLNLEFFIENLLNILLLVLGVILLKMLVVAATVLILKYPARTVFLALFSLFQVGEFSLLLSGVGKENGLIPENIYQYFLAISIITMGITPFLITSAPRITYALLKAPIPAGVRKRLENIKKSTKAEEEFSEESLHDHLIVIGYGVNGSNISKAARKAEIPYVLIDTSPESFEKAKKNNEPIIFGDATQTTILKHAHVQEARVIVIAISDPEATRKMLTSIRQFTQTATIIVRTKYVKEIEDAIRLGADEVVPEEFETSIEIFTRVLKKYLVPFDEIQEFINQIRSSDYEMLTSMKKSPHSPALQHLNIPNKEIVTLKVQRDNHQIVGKTIEESGIGKNYRVTLLAIHRDRRYLTEISPETVIKQGDLLYLFGHPNNINHLNKLLSF; from the coding sequence ATGGAAATCCCGATCCTCCAGGATATTGTTATTATTTTAGGTTTATCTATTGTTATAATCCTGGTATTTAACCGATTAAAGTTACCGGCCATCCTAGGGTTTCTTCTCGCCGGAATAATTGCGGGACCTCATGCATTCAATCTGATAAGTTCACAACATGAAGTAGAATTACTCTCAGAAATCGGGATCATTTTTCTTCTTTTCGTTATTGGGATCGAACTCTCGCTGAAAGGCCTGGCATCGATTAAAAAAATTATTTTCCTGGGAGGAGGTTTACAGGTTGGAGGAACCATCCTAATCACGGTTGGAATTTCATCAGTTTTAGGCCTGTCACTAAATACCTCTATTTTTTTAGGTTTCCTATTCAGCCTTAGTAGTACGGCCATAGTTCTCAAATTATTACAGGAAAGAGGCGAAATGTCAACCCCTCATGGCAGAATTGGTCTGGGAATCCTGATTTTCCAGGATATTATCGTAGTACCTATGATGCTTTTCACGCCACTGCTGGCTGGTGAAACGCCTAACATACTTTCTACCATAGCCATTATGGCTATAAAGATATTGTTGGTGCTGGTGCTTGTTTACATCCTGGCACGATATGTTGCACCAAAGATCTTTGGATGGGTCGTAAAAACAAAGAATCAGGAATTATTCATTTTAACCGTTGTAGTGTTCTGTTTTGGCGTCGCCTGGCTTACCTCGACAGTTGGCCTCTCCCTTGCTTTAGGAGCCTTTTTCGCCGGACTGATTATTTCTGAATCAGATTATAGTCATCAGGCAACTGCTAATGTTCTGCCGTTCCGTGAGATCTTTATCAGCTTTTTCTTCATATCTGTAGGAACTCTTTTGAACCTTGAATTTTTCATAGAAAATCTATTGAATATCTTATTATTGGTTCTCGGAGTAATCCTGTTAAAAATGCTCGTGGTTGCTGCAACAGTTCTTATTTTAAAATATCCTGCCAGAACAGTGTTTCTGGCCTTATTCAGTCTTTTCCAGGTAGGGGAATTTTCCCTTTTGCTTTCAGGAGTAGGAAAGGAAAACGGCCTGATTCCGGAAAATATTTATCAATACTTTCTGGCCATTTCTATTATCACGATGGGGATCACACCGTTCCTAATCACATCTGCCCCAAGGATAACATACGCTTTACTCAAAGCACCGATTCCAGCCGGTGTTCGGAAAAGACTTGAAAACATTAAAAAAAGTACCAAGGCCGAGGAAGAATTTTCAGAAGAAAGTCTCCACGACCACCTTATAGTTATAGGCTATGGAGTAAACGGGTCCAATATTTCCAAGGCCGCGAGAAAAGCCGAAATACCCTATGTACTGATAGATACAAGTCCTGAGAGTTTTGAGAAGGCCAAAAAGAATAATGAACCCATCATTTTTGGAGATGCCACCCAGACTACTATTCTAAAACATGCTCATGTTCAGGAAGCCAGGGTGATCGTAATTGCCATATCAGATCCTGAAGCTACCAGGAAAATGCTAACCAGTATCAGGCAGTTCACCCAGACAGCGACTATCATCGTAAGAACCAAATATGTCAAAGAAATTGAGGATGCGATTAGATTAGGTGCAGATGAAGTGGTGCCTGAAGAATTCGAAACCTCTATTGAGATATTTACCAGAGTATTGAAGAAATATTTGGTTCCATTTGATGAGATTCAGGAATTCATTAACCAGATTCGTTCATCAGATTACGAAATGCTGACCTCAATGAAAAAGAGTCCGCACTCCCCTGCCCTTCAGCATTTGAATATTCCGAATAAAGAGATCGTGACTCTAAAAGTTCAAAGAGATAATCATCAGATAGTAGGAAAAACCATTGAAGAGTCTGGTATTGGTAAGAATTACAGGGTCACTCTCCTTGCAATCCACAGGGATCGGAGATACCTCACTGAGATATCCCCCGAGACGGTTATTAAACAAGGTGACCTGTTATATTTGTTTGGCCACCCAAATAATATTAATCATTTAAATAAACTGCTTTCCTTCTAA
- a CDS encoding peptidase M61: MKKIIMGVTAASLLFACKTQNVPQSQPEQPIVANINLVDVQDDKVWVTVDPDRFTVDSTTFYIPKTVPGTYSEDNYGKFSEGFKALDYKGNELAFTKLDDNSYSIPKAKDLDKVMYQVNDSFDWENEGGVYSMAGTNILKDENFLLNLHGFVGYFDKMKEKEFRLEIMRPADLIPASSLTVDNTTTGENNTKTDIFNLDRYFEVIDNPIMYSSPDTTSFMVQDMEVLLSVYSPNNKHSAQSLKPGMEKMIRAQKRFLGDINSTNKYAILVYLSDSPGEGNAGNFGALEHHTSTVVVMPESMEPKALDESMTDIVSHEFFHIITPLGIHSNEVHYFDYNDPKMSQHLWMYEGVTEYFANLFQVNQGLISNQEFYNRMVEKITTSRRFDDTVPFTVMSKNILEDEYKDSYYNVYQKGALIGMALDIRLRELSGGKMGILDLMKKLNERYGKDKPFNDEDLIPVIVELTYPEIQEFFDTYVSGETPIPYNEFFEKAGLVEKEIMTEVGYFINGQTPYITANQQTMEIVFRNNIELNTFLTDLGIQGGDTLKTVNGTEYTIKNVYDLIMESQSWSEGSDITMTIMRDGEEMKLEGKISTPKAKDKSYVEMQNADGDQIELRNAWLKG, translated from the coding sequence ATGAAAAAAATAATAATGGGAGTAACGGCAGCGTCACTTTTGTTTGCCTGCAAAACCCAAAATGTACCTCAATCCCAACCGGAACAACCCATTGTAGCTAATATCAACCTTGTAGATGTACAGGATGATAAAGTTTGGGTAACTGTAGACCCGGACAGATTTACTGTAGACAGCACCACCTTTTATATCCCTAAAACAGTTCCCGGAACTTATTCTGAAGACAACTACGGGAAATTCTCTGAAGGATTTAAAGCCCTGGACTATAAAGGAAATGAATTAGCCTTTACGAAACTTGATGATAATAGTTATAGCATTCCTAAGGCTAAAGACCTGGACAAAGTAATGTATCAGGTGAATGATTCTTTTGATTGGGAAAATGAAGGCGGAGTTTATTCTATGGCAGGAACAAACATTCTTAAAGATGAGAATTTTCTTTTGAATCTTCACGGCTTTGTTGGTTACTTCGATAAAATGAAGGAGAAAGAATTTCGTCTTGAAATTATGCGTCCCGCAGACCTCATACCCGCATCTTCCTTAACTGTAGATAATACAACTACAGGAGAAAACAACACTAAAACTGATATTTTCAACCTGGACAGGTATTTTGAAGTTATCGACAATCCTATTATGTATTCTTCTCCAGATACTACGAGTTTCATGGTTCAGGATATGGAGGTTCTTTTAAGTGTTTATTCTCCTAATAATAAACATTCAGCTCAAAGTTTAAAACCTGGAATGGAGAAAATGATCCGCGCTCAAAAGAGATTCCTTGGTGATATTAATAGCACAAATAAGTATGCTATCCTGGTTTATCTATCAGACTCTCCGGGTGAAGGTAACGCTGGTAATTTTGGCGCATTGGAACACCACACCTCCACTGTGGTAGTAATGCCTGAATCTATGGAACCTAAGGCCCTGGATGAAAGTATGACCGATATAGTTTCGCACGAATTCTTCCATATAATTACCCCTTTAGGAATACATTCTAATGAAGTTCATTATTTCGATTATAACGACCCTAAAATGTCTCAGCATTTATGGATGTATGAAGGCGTGACTGAATATTTCGCAAATCTATTTCAGGTGAATCAAGGTCTTATTAGCAACCAGGAGTTTTATAATAGAATGGTTGAAAAGATCACTACCTCGAGAAGGTTTGATGATACGGTGCCGTTTACTGTAATGAGTAAGAATATTCTTGAAGATGAATATAAAGACAGCTACTACAATGTTTATCAAAAAGGTGCATTAATCGGAATGGCTCTCGATATTCGTTTAAGAGAATTAAGCGGCGGTAAAATGGGCATTCTTGACCTTATGAAAAAGCTGAACGAGAGATATGGTAAGGACAAACCATTCAATGATGAGGATCTTATCCCTGTTATTGTCGAGCTTACTTATCCTGAGATCCAGGAGTTCTTTGATACTTATGTAAGCGGGGAAACTCCTATTCCTTATAATGAATTCTTTGAAAAGGCTGGACTGGTAGAAAAAGAGATAATGACCGAAGTTGGATATTTCATCAATGGCCAAACACCTTACATTACGGCAAACCAGCAAACCATGGAAATCGTGTTTAGAAATAACATTGAATTAAATACTTTCCTGACAGATCTTGGAATTCAGGGTGGAGATACTTTGAAAACCGTAAATGGTACTGAATACACCATCAAGAATGTATATGATCTTATCATGGAAAGTCAAAGCTGGAGCGAAGGGAGCGACATCACGATGACGATCATGAGAGATGGAGAAGAAATGAAGTTGGAAGGCAAGATATCAACTCCAAAAGCTAAAGACAAGAGTTATGTAGAAATGCAAAATGCAGACGGAGACCAGATAGAACTCCGCAATGCCTGGTTAAAGGGATAA
- a CDS encoding glutamate-5-semialdehyde dehydrogenase produces the protein MKLIKSETKNNVLKSMMNILDRRRKEIIEANKKDLEAFSKDDQAMYDRLIVDEKKVDGMIQSVKEVMEQDDPVGQVIEHRKLDTGLDITNKTAPFGNIMIIYESRPDVTIEAAVLAFKANNKIYLKGGKEAINSNKILEECWHEALEENGLGKEWIKLLHLNRTETQDFLKNPPEQLDLIVPRGGERLIAFVKEHSTGAVLVSGRGNNFLYVSKNADFEVAKKVMLNAKIDKISGCNALDKVLVDKNIEGYESKLKELEELFRDNKVNILVDEEVSKVLSDQEKVPSEDTWYEEFLAMKIVIGAIDGLDAAIEKINQYSGGHSASIITKDKEEAVTFMEQVDSAAVYHNASTRFTDGGQMGVGAELAISTDKLHHRGPLGLKQLVTNKYYVLGEGHVRV, from the coding sequence ATGAAGTTGATAAAATCTGAAACTAAAAATAACGTACTTAAATCCATGATGAATATCCTGGATAGAAGACGTAAAGAAATTATTGAAGCTAACAAAAAGGACCTGGAAGCTTTCAGTAAAGACGATCAGGCAATGTATGACCGATTGATCGTTGATGAAAAGAAAGTGGATGGAATGATCCAGTCTGTAAAAGAGGTAATGGAGCAGGATGATCCTGTTGGACAGGTGATCGAACATAGAAAATTAGACACAGGTCTTGACATTACCAATAAAACAGCACCTTTCGGAAATATAATGATCATTTACGAATCCAGACCCGATGTTACCATCGAGGCTGCGGTTCTGGCTTTTAAAGCTAACAACAAGATCTATCTAAAAGGTGGTAAAGAAGCCATCAATAGTAATAAGATTCTTGAGGAATGCTGGCATGAAGCTCTTGAAGAAAATGGTTTGGGTAAAGAATGGATCAAATTGCTTCACCTTAACAGAACTGAAACTCAGGATTTCCTGAAAAACCCACCAGAACAATTAGACCTTATCGTACCACGAGGTGGTGAAAGACTAATTGCATTTGTAAAAGAACATTCCACGGGTGCAGTACTAGTGAGTGGTAGAGGAAATAACTTCCTATATGTATCGAAAAATGCAGACTTTGAAGTCGCTAAAAAAGTGATGCTTAATGCTAAGATCGATAAGATTTCTGGATGTAATGCCCTTGATAAAGTTCTTGTAGATAAGAATATTGAAGGCTATGAATCTAAGTTGAAAGAACTTGAAGAACTTTTCAGAGACAACAAAGTGAATATCCTGGTAGATGAAGAAGTTTCCAAAGTACTTAGTGACCAGGAGAAAGTGCCTTCTGAAGATACCTGGTATGAGGAATTTCTTGCCATGAAGATCGTGATTGGAGCGATTGATGGTCTGGATGCCGCAATTGAAAAGATTAATCAGTATTCTGGAGGTCACTCTGCTTCTATTATTACTAAAGATAAAGAAGAAGCGGTCACTTTTATGGAGCAAGTAGACAGTGCAGCTGTTTATCATAATGCTTCCACTAGATTTACCGATGGTGGACAAATGGGAGTTGGTGCAGAGCTTGCGATCTCAACAGATAAACTTCACCATAGAGGGCCACTAGGATTGAAACAATTAGTGACAAATAAATATTATGTTCTTGGTGAAGGACATGTAAGGGTATAA
- the proB gene encoding glutamate 5-kinase, with translation MDNKRRIVVKVGTNVMTNKDNRILGPVLKSLVRQIATLYEEDILVVLVSSGSAIAGKEILGEIKIEDDSKRRQVYSSVGQPRMMRHYYSIFHDYGMRCAQVLATKRDFSPGIHRENMINCYESLLSEGIIPIANEDDAVSVTMSMFSDNDELASLVAELIGAEKLIILSDTDGLYTGHPEHDDSEKLNKVQIDEDVEKYVQESDKGEGEGRGGMESKIKIAKGTAAKNITTYIANGKREDVILDIMAGKPVGTKFTS, from the coding sequence ATGGATAATAAGAGAAGAATTGTTGTAAAGGTCGGAACAAACGTAATGACCAATAAAGACAATAGAATTTTAGGACCTGTATTAAAAAGTCTGGTAAGACAAATCGCTACCTTATATGAAGAAGATATACTAGTAGTACTAGTTTCCTCAGGTTCGGCTATCGCCGGGAAAGAAATTCTTGGAGAAATAAAAATTGAGGACGACAGTAAACGTAGACAGGTTTATTCCTCGGTAGGACAACCAAGAATGATGCGACATTACTATAGCATATTCCATGATTATGGAATGAGATGTGCACAGGTCTTAGCTACCAAAAGAGACTTTAGCCCTGGTATTCATAGGGAAAATATGATCAATTGCTATGAATCTCTTCTATCTGAAGGTATCATTCCAATTGCGAACGAAGATGATGCGGTTTCTGTAACCATGTCTATGTTCTCTGATAATGATGAACTGGCAAGTCTGGTTGCTGAACTGATTGGAGCTGAAAAACTTATTATATTAAGTGATACTGACGGATTGTATACCGGTCATCCGGAACATGACGATTCAGAAAAATTAAACAAAGTTCAGATCGATGAAGATGTAGAAAAATATGTTCAGGAATCTGATAAAGGTGAAGGTGAAGGCCGCGGAGGTATGGAGTCTAAAATTAAGATTGCCAAAGGAACCGCCGCAAAAAATATCACAACATATATAGCTAACGGAAAGCGTGAGGACGTGATCCTAGATATTATGGCTGGTAAACCAGTTGGAACCAAGTTTACATCATAA
- the proC gene encoding pyrroline-5-carboxylate reductase, with protein sequence MKTLVIGAGNMGLTYAEGMAQSAMLNRRNLMVFDKSADVIARLRDLDHFDVFESLEDCLPKADMVFVAVKPYHCDELFEEMKPMVNEDQIFVSLMAGVTISKIQEGLGVKKVVRSMPNLPAQVGKGVTSYTESKEVSRVELLMVRNLLDTTGESIHVENENFIDASTGISGSGPAYVFYFMNSMLEAAQKMGFSKNDSKVLVSQTFEGAVELFNQNDLSPDTWMDRVASKGGTTRAALDSMDDNNVKELIKDAAYAAFDRAVELGEEK encoded by the coding sequence ATGAAGACATTAGTTATTGGAGCAGGAAACATGGGATTAACTTACGCCGAAGGAATGGCACAATCTGCAATGCTTAACAGAAGGAACCTTATGGTTTTCGATAAGTCTGCAGATGTGATCGCGAGATTACGCGATCTAGACCACTTCGATGTATTTGAATCTCTTGAAGATTGCCTGCCCAAAGCAGATATGGTATTCGTAGCTGTAAAACCCTACCACTGTGATGAACTTTTTGAAGAAATGAAACCAATGGTCAATGAGGATCAAATCTTTGTATCCCTCATGGCTGGAGTAACCATTAGCAAAATCCAGGAAGGACTTGGCGTAAAGAAAGTTGTTAGATCTATGCCAAATTTACCGGCCCAGGTTGGAAAAGGAGTTACTTCTTATACAGAATCTAAGGAAGTATCCAGAGTTGAATTATTAATGGTACGCAATTTACTGGATACTACTGGGGAATCGATACACGTAGAAAATGAGAACTTTATAGATGCCTCTACAGGTATTTCAGGAAGTGGACCAGCATATGTATTCTATTTTATGAATTCCATGTTGGAAGCAGCCCAGAAAATGGGATTCTCAAAAAATGATTCCAAAGTGCTGGTAAGCCAGACCTTTGAAGGTGCCGTTGAGCTTTTCAATCAAAATGATCTTTCTCCAGATACCTGGATGGATCGTGTAGCTTCTAAAGGTGGAACTACCAGAGCAGCCTTAGATTCAATGGATGATAATAACGTAAAGGAATTGATCAAAGATGCAGCTTATGCAGCTTTTGATCGCGCCGTAGAACTAGGAGAAGAAAAATAA